The Leptolyngbya sp. CCY15150 region GTTGGGCGGTGTATGCGCTCCATTTTTTTGCATAAACTCCTGAAACTTATTTTTGGAATCTATCGTCGAACGAATGGTCATCATCTCTTTGGGCACAGACGTAAAAAGTTCTTCAACGAGGGGACGCAGCACCTCAATATCTCGCTGATGATCCAGGTAATAAGCCCCAACCACTGCCTCAAACGTACTGCTTAGAAGATTTGTATTTTGGTAACCACCATCACGAATAGCTCCTTGCCCTAATCGCATTCTAAAATCTAAGCCAACTTCAATGGCAAATCTAGCAAGCTGCTTTTCATCAACTAGGGCCGACCGTCGTCGGGTCATCTCATCTTCTCCCATCTCAGGATAAACCTGGTAGAGATACTCACCGCTGATAAAGTTGAGAATGGCATCACCGAGAAATTCTAGGCGCTCATTATCTCCATCTGCGTCAGAATTCTCGTTAGAATACGAACGATGAGTGAGCGCCCGGCGTAGAAGTTTTTCGTCGTTAAACATCAAAAGCTTATGCATTTATTTCACCTGCCGAGTGACTAAGATTTGCTGGGATGTGAAGGGACTTGAGGTGGATAAAGGCTATCCCCACGGGAGTGGTTGCAGCGAGAACAAGCCAGTCGCAGATTCTCCAAAGAATTTGAACCGCCTCGACTTTTCGGCTTTAGATGATCAAGCGTTAATTGTTTTGCGGGCAAGCAACGTCTACACCACCACCAACATGAACCGAATTCATCAATCAACCGAGCTTTCTTAGCTCTTTTTTGCTTAGAAGTCATGGGAGACTTTCCTTTGCTAAACATTAGGTAGCATAGGAATACCAAGGATGAGCGATCAGACCCTTACTCAAAAGGGACTAGAACTCTTTTTGTCTGCTGATCAACGTCTCAAGCACACCATCTTCAAGCCTCACACTGGCGCATGTCTAACATACTGAACCAGTGACTACCTACTATGGATATCCCACCTTCAGATAATCGCTGAGCCAGAGCGCTGGACATGCATCAATCTGAGGAATGGAGATAGTGCGCATGAGACGAACATCTAGACATTGATATTCGTCTGCATACCTTAATCAAAGCACGGGCAATTTTGAACGTCAAGGCCAAAAATTGTTTTTCATCAACCAAGTTAATCACCTGAGGGCGATCGCCCTCTCCCGTACTATGTGACTTGGAAAAAGCGATCGCCCCCTACTATCCGATATCAATCTGGTAATTTACCCACGAATTTCGATCATGGTTGAAAATGCAGCTAGTACATCTGTGTCTAAAGCCCGTTGAGTACTACCTGTGACGGTTGTAATTGTCGCATCCCCCGACCCTCGATCTCTAGATAAGTTATCGATGTCTCCGAGCAGCCCTTCAATTACCGTGAGAGGCTCATCGTTCTCAAGCTGGATAAAACTACGCTGAACGCCTCGACTGCGGGCCATGGCTTCCAGCCCGCGCAATACGTTACGCAAGGGCGACGTACTGACCAGCGTCACTAGTTGAATATGACCAGAGCCGCTGACGGCAAACCGCAAATCATCCTGGGGACGGGGGACTGTCAGGCTGTCATTTCGATTAATGCGGGCAGCCTCCTCTGGGGCTTCCCAGTCGGCGGGATATAGGGTGATAAAGTTACCCAAGCTGTCAATTGCTAAGCAGCTTAGATACATTTCCCGGTTTTCTTGGTTATCGAGGCGAATTAAGATATCTTCCCCGGCCCGAAATGGCATGGGTGTGGTGGTTACCCTGGGATTGGTGTTGCCTAACCCAGAACGACTGGAGATGGGCACGGGTGTGCCCACACCACTGGACGTGAAGACTTCGCCGCTAATCTGTAAATCGGAATGGGTGCTGGCAATGCCGTCTAGGACTTGGCTCACCAGCAACAGCCGAAACTGGGAGCGCAGACGGTTGACCGCAGCAACCCCTGTTTCATTAACCCGACCAAAAAGATGCGTTAAGGGAGATAATGATGGTGTAAATAAGCCAATGCTGCCTAGGGGCGGTAGATTGGTTTCACCAGCGTCGCGGAGCTGCTCGGCATAGGTTTCGGTCATGCGTCCCAAAATGTAATCGAGGGTGGTAGAGCCTGTTGGGTCAACGGGAAGGACTTCAATGCGGTTGACGTTGCCCGCCATCAGAGCTGTTTCTAGCGCCGTGCGGGTTGAGTCCATGTCATCTTCGAGGGAATCGTCTAGCCCAATGCGTAGAACTGGGTTGGCGGGAATGCCTACGACTCGTTCCCGCAGAAGCTGGCCCTCTTCTAGCTGTGGGAGGTCGCCCGCTTCGACCACGGTGCCGATGCCTTCAAGACCAGAACGATCACTCTGCTGAATCTCAATGGGGGTGCCGTCAGATCGGGTCAAAACCTGCCCATCGGCCCCCAAGACGGTGAAGACCGTATTGAGGGCGGTGATGTTTTGCACGGAGACGCCCCCAAGCCAAAAGGCGATTTGGTCTCCTGTGATATTGGTAATCACGGCTTCAGCGGTGGGGCTGCTGGGGTTCATGAAATAGAGCGGCTGGGCTTGGTTGGCGGAGCCGGGCTTAAACTCAATGATCGGCTCTTGGGGATGGGCCTGCCGCTCGGCCAAGGCGCGGGTACTGCGGGCTAGGTTGACAAAGGTAGTTTCGGCGGTTTCGCTGCGGGAAAGCTGCCACAGGTAGCGGGTAAGGAGGTAAGTAAAGGCACCGGCATGGAATCCTTCAAAGAAATAGTCGAGGGCGAGCTGTTCGCGGCGGGCGGAACCGATGGCCATACCATTGGCAATGCCGAGCTGACGGCGGACTTCAAAGTCCTCGGGGCTGATATCGGCATCAGCCAGGAGTCGCATCTGCATATCAAGTTCTGCTTCGCTAACCGTGGACGACCCGTGAGTGAGTCGAGGAATGGCTCGGACAACGGTGTTGCCCCTGGTGCCTGCGCCGGAATAGCAGCTATCTAACACCATCGTGACGTTGTCGGTTTGGATGGCATTGGTGAGCAAAAAGAGCGATCGCCCCATAATATCTGCCACCACCGACGTTTCTCCATCGCTGCGCAACGTTACCGGGTCGTTGGGTACCAAGGTGCCGTTGAGATGACAATTATCGTCTTGGCGGCATTCTTCGGTATCGAGGGGGCTAGGGTCGATCACCCGTGACCCATGGCCCGAAAAGTGAAATACCACCACGTCTCCGGGTTTAGCCTGGGCGATCAGGTGCTCCTGAAATGCTCGTAGAATATTTTCGCGGCTAGGCTTGAGGTCGTTGGTGCTGGCATTGTCCCACACGGATACGATATCGCTGGGATTGAAGCCAAATCGATGGATCAGCAGTTCTCGTTGGAGTTCAACATCGGTCAAACAACCGCGCAACGGATTCGCTGTGGTGTAGTTATTAATGCCCACGAGTAAAGCCAGCTTACGGGGCGTTCCCTGGGCCAAGACTCGACCATACTGATTCGCTTGGGTAAGAAAATCTAGTTGACTGAGGCCCATGGCGGCCAGGGTGGAGCCAGCAGCTTGCAAAAAGTGACGACGTTTGAGTCTAGTCATGGGAGGTTAGTAAGAATAAGGGTGAATAAGAAATGTGAGGGCTAGATGATGATGTAGATGAATCCATGGGATTAGAGTTGCGCAGGCTGTGAAGCGCCATCCAACGGACGCCAATCGCCGGAGAAGAGAAAGGAAGACCAGTAGTAGGGATGGGCATAGGTCGGTGCAGTTAGTAGGTCTAGCTGCACCTGTCGTAGGGACTCACTGCGATCGTCGCCGTTGAGGATGCGATCGTAGTAGAGCTGCATAAGCTCAGCAGTGGCGTAGTCATCAACTTTCCACAAGCTCATGAGCTGACTTTCCGCTCCCGCCATCACAAGGGCGCGCCGCAGGCCATACACGCCTTCCCCCGTCGCCACAGCTCCCACTCCCGTTTCGCAGGCGCTCATTACCACGAGGCGAGTGCCCCGCAGACGCAGCCCGGCGGCCTCTAGAGCCGTGAGCACGCCGTCTTCCCCGGCGCTCGCCCTGATGTTGAACCCGGCGAAGGCTAAGCCAGAGCGGAGGAGGGGATTTTCGCGGCTTACAACTGGCGGACGTAGGGCTGAGCCATCACCGGTGAAGGTGGGGATGATGGTGGCGGAGCGGGTGTCGTCTGGAGGGGGCACGGCCTCGACATCTTCGAGGAAAAAGCCGTGGGTGGCGATGTGGAGGATGCTGGGCCCTTGGACTTGCTTCAGCGCCGCTTCGCTGGCGTCGGCGTCGGTGAGGATAACGGGGTTGTTGAGCAGAGGGGCGATCGCATCTACCTCTAGCTGGGTGCCAGGCAGGGGGCCAAACTGCAAGCTGCCCATATCCCCCGATCGCTGCAACTCACCCCGCGTAGCGCTGGCCACCAAGGCCGCTCCGGCTCCATCAGCGCGGTCATAGTCGGGGTTGGCAAACACGATGGGGGGCTGCTGACTAGATGCGGTCACCTGCAAGCGCAGCAGGTCGCGGCCAGTCGTGAGGTGGGTGAGGGTATAGGATTCAACCAAAAATTGGTCTTGCTCATCGACTAGGGCCGCGAAAGGCACGAGGTTGAGCTGGCTGTCGGGGGAGAGCAGCAGGTGGGTGGCATTGCCCAGGAGTGGACGCAGCGGCTCCATCACCAGGGCATCGAGGGCACGTCCGGTGGTGCGGGCTGTGGTGCCCGATGCTGGATTGCGCACGGCGTTGAGGAAATCCAAGGCGGCGGCATCAAGGGTGGCGGCATCCCCCAACTCCACCCATTGCAAGTCTCCCGTGGGGTGCAGCACATAGGCTGCATAGCGGGGAGCGCCCCATTGGTCTGACCGGCTGGCAGCCGCGTC contains the following coding sequences:
- the rnc gene encoding ribonuclease III, which gives rise to MHKLLMFNDEKLLRRALTHRSYSNENSDADGDNERLEFLGDAILNFISGEYLYQVYPEMGEDEMTRRRSALVDEKQLARFAIEVGLDFRMRLGQGAIRDGGYQNTNLLSSTFEAVVGAYYLDHQRDIEVLRPLVEELFTSVPKEMMTIRSTIDSKNKFQEFMQKNGAHTPPNYVTEKLGGADHAPEFISQVYVEGKLCGTGKGRSKKDAEKKAAEDGLAKLRKRGLLD
- a CDS encoding HNH endonuclease codes for the protein MFSKGKSPMTSKQKRAKKARLIDEFGSCWWWCRRCLPAKQLTLDHLKPKSRGGSNSLENLRLACSRCNHSRGDSLYPPQVPSHPSKS
- a CDS encoding caspase family protein, coding for MTRLKRRHFLQAAGSTLAAMGLSQLDFLTQANQYGRVLAQGTPRKLALLVGINNYTTANPLRGCLTDVELQRELLIHRFGFNPSDIVSVWDNASTNDLKPSRENILRAFQEHLIAQAKPGDVVVFHFSGHGSRVIDPSPLDTEECRQDDNCHLNGTLVPNDPVTLRSDGETSVVADIMGRSLFLLTNAIQTDNVTMVLDSCYSGAGTRGNTVVRAIPRLTHGSSTVSEAELDMQMRLLADADISPEDFEVRRQLGIANGMAIGSARREQLALDYFFEGFHAGAFTYLLTRYLWQLSRSETAETTFVNLARSTRALAERQAHPQEPIIEFKPGSANQAQPLYFMNPSSPTAEAVITNITGDQIAFWLGGVSVQNITALNTVFTVLGADGQVLTRSDGTPIEIQQSDRSGLEGIGTVVEAGDLPQLEEGQLLRERVVGIPANPVLRIGLDDSLEDDMDSTRTALETALMAGNVNRIEVLPVDPTGSTTLDYILGRMTETYAEQLRDAGETNLPPLGSIGLFTPSLSPLTHLFGRVNETGVAAVNRLRSQFRLLLVSQVLDGIASTHSDLQISGEVFTSSGVGTPVPISSRSGLGNTNPRVTTTPMPFRAGEDILIRLDNQENREMYLSCLAIDSLGNFITLYPADWEAPEEAARINRNDSLTVPRPQDDLRFAVSGSGHIQLVTLVSTSPLRNVLRGLEAMARSRGVQRSFIQLENDEPLTVIEGLLGDIDNLSRDRGSGDATITTVTGSTQRALDTDVLAAFSTMIEIRG
- a CDS encoding CHAT domain-containing tetratricopeptide repeat protein, which gives rise to VLYEAQGHYGEAELLYLQALEISREQLGDRHPSVANSLNNLAGLHQNQGRIDTALAYLQQGLDIQEANLSLNLAIGSEDSKQAYMSTISGTTNGALSLHFQDAPDNRDAAHLAFTTLLRRKGRILDALTDTQQRLRQNLSPDIALVLDDYALAQSQLAALLYRGLGAQDPADYRRQVDGLRQTVNRLENDLSRRSAEFRVETEPVEIAAVQALLPTNSALVEIVQYFPFDAAASRSDQWGAPRYAAYVLHPTGDLQWVELGDAATLDAAALDFLNAVRNPASGTTARTTGRALDALVMEPLRPLLGNATHLLLSPDSQLNLVPFAALVDEQDQFLVESYTLTHLTTGRDLLRLQVTASSQQPPIVFANPDYDRADGAGAALVASATRGELQRSGDMGSLQFGPLPGTQLEVDAIAPLLNNPVILTDADASEAALKQVQGPSILHIATHGFFLEDVEAVPPPDDTRSATIIPTFTGDGSALRPPVVSRENPLLRSGLAFAGFNIRASAGEDGVLTALEAAGLRLRGTRLVVMSACETGVGAVATGEGVYGLRRALVMAGAESQLMSLWKVDDYATAELMQLYYDRILNGDDRSESLRQVQLDLLTAPTYAHPYYWSSFLFSGDWRPLDGASQPAQL